One Callospermophilus lateralis isolate mCalLat2 chromosome 6, mCalLat2.hap1, whole genome shotgun sequence genomic region harbors:
- the Clpsl2 gene encoding colipase-like protein 2 isoform X1 codes for MAAAVALLVTLLFSCWDRFHGHKKISGDRCSHHSECFSDCCLMDLTAGGAFCAPKARKAMACLPQRLQLSYLLPTDQGSHEHHLPLQKGLELLIQGRDVSPPVPLDLEEDTGWSISWGQRPWPPPTCSKSSS; via the exons ATGGCCGCCGCCGTCGCGCTCCTGGTGACCCTTCTGTTTTCTTGCTGGGACAGGTTCCACGGGCATAAAAAG ATCAGCGGGGATAGGTGTTCTCATCACTCTGAATGCTTCagtgactgctgcctcatggattTAACCGCTGGAGGAGCCTTCTGTGCTCCCAAGGCCAGAAAAGCCATGGCGTGCCTGCCCCAG CGACTGCAGCTCTCCTACCTGCTCCCCACAGACCAAGGGAGCCATGAACATCATCTGCCCCTGCAAAAGGGGCTTGAGTTGCTCATCCAAGGACGTGATGTGTCCCCGCCGGTGCCACTTGATTTAGAGGAGGATACAGGCTGGTCAATTTCTTGGGGCCAGAGGCCCTGGCCACCCCCAACTTGCTCCAAATCCAGCTCCTGA
- the Clpsl2 gene encoding colipase-like protein 2 isoform X2, with the protein MAAAVALLVTLLFSCWDRFHGHKKISGDRCSHHSECFSDCCLMDLTAGGAFCAPKARKAMACLPQTKGAMNIICPCKRGLSCSSKDVMCPRRCHLI; encoded by the exons ATGGCCGCCGCCGTCGCGCTCCTGGTGACCCTTCTGTTTTCTTGCTGGGACAGGTTCCACGGGCATAAAAAG ATCAGCGGGGATAGGTGTTCTCATCACTCTGAATGCTTCagtgactgctgcctcatggattTAACCGCTGGAGGAGCCTTCTGTGCTCCCAAGGCCAGAAAAGCCATGGCGTGCCTGCCCCAG ACCAAGGGAGCCATGAACATCATCTGCCCCTGCAAAAGGGGCTTGAGTTGCTCATCCAAGGACGTGATGTGTCCCCGCCGGTGCCACTTGATTTAG